A single genomic interval of Cellvibrio sp. PSBB023 harbors:
- a CDS encoding cytochrome c5 family protein, translating to MKKLFGVLFVAGLVAASAVANSEDDIKARLAPVGSTCMSGEACAAAPAPVAAAGPKSGKEVYSSFCTTCHSAGVMGAPKSGNSADWAPRIGKGIETLYTHAIGGFNAMPPRGMCAACSDDEIKGAVDYMVENSK from the coding sequence ATGAAAAAGTTGTTCGGAGTACTGTTTGTTGCAGGTTTGGTCGCGGCGTCTGCCGTTGCCAACAGTGAAGATGACATCAAGGCGCGTCTCGCTCCGGTAGGTAGTACCTGTATGTCCGGTGAGGCCTGTGCGGCCGCGCCAGCCCCTGTGGCCGCCGCAGGTCCCAAATCCGGTAAGGAGGTGTACAGCAGCTTTTGTACTACCTGTCACTCTGCCGGGGTAATGGGTGCGCCCAAATCCGGTAACTCGGCCGACTGGGCGCCACGTATCGGCAAGGGCATTGAAACCCTGTATACCCATGCCATTGGTGGCTTTAACGCTATGCCTCCCAGAGGTATGTGCGCCGCCTGTTCCGATGATGAAATCAAAGGTGCTGTGGATTACATGGTTGAAAACAGCAAGTAA